CCCAGCTCGATGCGCGAGCTGTGCGCGGCCATCAAAGTCACCATGGTCAGGCAGTCGAAGTCGTTGGGCACCTGCGGCATCCACGCCGTGTCCAGGCCCGCCGATTCGGCCCACTCGATATCGGAGACCAGCTTGGCCACCTTGCGGGCCATGTCGCCGCGCTCGGCGCCGATCATCACTCCGATACGCACGGTTCCTCCTGTGCCGGTTCGGCCGTGCCGGTCAGTTGGCGGATCTCGCGCACCAGTGCATCCAGCGGCGTGCCGGTCGGAAACACCGCTGCCGCACCGGCTTCCAGCAGCTTGGGGACGTCGGCGTGCGGAATGGTGCCACCCACCACCACGGCGATGTCGCCGGCGTCGGCGGCGCGCAGCGCCTCGATGGTGCGCGCGGTCAGGGTCAGGTGGGCACCGGACAGGATGCTCAGGCCGACCACGGCCACGTCCTCCTGGACCGCGATCGACGCGATGTCCTCGATGCGCTGCCGGATGCCGGTGTAGATGACCTCGAAGCCGGCGTCGCGCAGGGTGCGGGCGACGATCTTGGCGCCGCGGTCATGTCCGTCCAGACCGGGCTTGGCCACCAGGATGCGGGCGGTCATCAGAACACCACCGGCTGCTGGAATTCGCCCCAGACCGCCTTGAGCGTGGAGACCATTTCGCCCACCGTGCAGTACGCGTTGGCGCAGTCGATCAACTTGTGCATCAGGTTGTCGTCTCCCTCGGCGCTGCGGGCCAGCGCGGCCAGGCTGGATTGCACTGCGCCGCTGTCCCTTTCGGCCTTCACCTTGGCCAGGCGCTTGAGCTGCAGATCGCGGCCCTCGGCGTCGAGTTCGTAGGTGGCGATGTCGGGTTCGGGTTCCTCGGAGACGAACCGGTTGACCCCGACCACCGGCTTGGCGCCGCTCTCGATGTCCTGGTGCATGCGGTAGGCCTCGTCGGCGATCAGGCCCTGCAGATAGCCGTCTTCGATCGCGCTGACCATGCCGCCGTGAGCCTCGAGGTCGGCCATGATCTCGATGATGCGGGCCTCGGTGGCGTCGGTGAGCGCCTCGACGAAGTACGAGCCGCCCAGCGGGTCGGCGACCTGGGTCACCCCGGTCTCATACGCCAGCACCTGCTGGGTGCGCAGCGCCAGGGTGGTGGACTCCTCGGAGGGCAGCGCGAACGGCTCGTCCCAAGCGGCGGTGAACATCGATTGCACGCCGCCCAGCACCGCCGCCATCGCCTCGTAGGCCACCCGCACCACGTTGTTCTGCGCCTGCGGTCCGTACAGCGACGCCCCGCCACACACGCAGCCGAACCGGAACATCGACGCCTTGTCCTTGCTGGACCCGTAGCGTTCCCGCACGATCGTGGCCCAACGCCGCCGTCCCGCACGGTATTTGGCGATCTCCTCGAAGAAGTCGCCGTGGGTGTAGAAGAAGAACGAGATCTGCGGTGCGAACTCGTCGATGCTCATCCGGCCGCGTTCCACCACGGTGTCGCAGTAGGTGACACCGTCGGCCAGCGTGAAGGCCATCTCCTGCACCGCGGTGGCCCCGGCGTCGCGGAAATGCGCGCCGGCCACCGAGATGGCGTTGAACCGGGGCACCTCGGCGGCGCAGAACTCGATGGTGTCGGCGATCAGCCGCAGCGACGGTTCCGGCGGCCAGATCCAGGTGCCGCGGGAGGCGTATTCCTTGAGGATGTCGTTCTGGATGGTCCCGGTGAGCTTGGCGCGCGGTATCCCCTTCTTCTCGGCAGCGGCGACGTAGAACGCCAGCAGGATCGCCGCGGTGCCGTTGATCGTCATGCTGGTGCTCAGCTTGTCCAACGGGATGCCGTCGAACAGGATCTCGAAGTCGGCCAGGGTGTCCACCGCGACACCCACCCGGCCGACCTCCTCGCCGAAGTCCGGATCGTCGGAGTCGTAACCGCATTGGGTGGGCAAGTCGAGCGCGACCGACAGGCCGGTACCGCCCTGGTCGAGCAGATAGCGATAGCGCCGGTTGGACTCCTCGGCGGTGCCGAAGCCGGAGTACTGCCGGAAGGTCCACAGCTTGCCCCGGTATCCGGACGCGAAATTGCCCCGGGTGAAGGGGAACTCGCCGGGCGGCGGCGGCTCGGTGTGTCGGTCCCCCGGGCCGTACACCGGCGCGAGCGGTATGCCCGATGGGGTCTGGGCTGCGTTATTCATCGGTGAATAACGTACTTGCAAAAAAAGAGAATGCCAATACCAGTAGGTTGACCTGGCGAAATGCCCCGCCGCGACGGGTTTGGGAACCCTTTGCGGCGTTGATTCTGCGCTGGGGGCGCGGTGGTCTCGTACTTTTGCGCCCTGGACGCAGGATCGACGCGTGGCGCCGGTTTCGACCCGGCGCCGGTTTTGACACAATTGCCCCTCGTGGCTGACGAGTCCGATCGCGTGCGCAACGGGAGCCTGCCAATCGTCGGGAACCTGTTGCGCCGGCAGCGACG
The nucleotide sequence above comes from Mycobacterium kiyosense. Encoded proteins:
- a CDS encoding methylmalonyl-CoA mutase, with product MTARILVAKPGLDGHDRGAKIVARTLRDAGFEVIYTGIRQRIEDIASIAVQEDVAVVGLSILSGAHLTLTARTIEALRAADAGDIAVVVGGTIPHADVPKLLEAGAAAVFPTGTPLDALVREIRQLTGTAEPAQEEPCVSE
- a CDS encoding methylmalonyl-CoA mutase, producing MNNAAQTPSGIPLAPVYGPGDRHTEPPPPGEFPFTRGNFASGYRGKLWTFRQYSGFGTAEESNRRYRYLLDQGGTGLSVALDLPTQCGYDSDDPDFGEEVGRVGVAVDTLADFEILFDGIPLDKLSTSMTINGTAAILLAFYVAAAEKKGIPRAKLTGTIQNDILKEYASRGTWIWPPEPSLRLIADTIEFCAAEVPRFNAISVAGAHFRDAGATAVQEMAFTLADGVTYCDTVVERGRMSIDEFAPQISFFFYTHGDFFEEIAKYRAGRRRWATIVRERYGSSKDKASMFRFGCVCGGASLYGPQAQNNVVRVAYEAMAAVLGGVQSMFTAAWDEPFALPSEESTTLALRTQQVLAYETGVTQVADPLGGSYFVEALTDATEARIIEIMADLEAHGGMVSAIEDGYLQGLIADEAYRMHQDIESGAKPVVGVNRFVSEEPEPDIATYELDAEGRDLQLKRLAKVKAERDSGAVQSSLAALARSAEGDDNLMHKLIDCANAYCTVGEMVSTLKAVWGEFQQPVVF